A genome region from Oncorhynchus tshawytscha isolate Ot180627B unplaced genomic scaffold, Otsh_v2.0 Un_contig_105_pilon_pilon, whole genome shotgun sequence includes the following:
- the LOC112240620 gene encoding WD repeat domain phosphoinositide-interacting protein 2, producing MNLASQSGETGCSQLLFANFNQDNTSLAVGTKSGYKFFSLSSVDKLEQIYECTDTEDVCIVERLFSSSLVAIVSLKAPRKLKVCHFKKGTEICNYSYSNTILAVKLNRQRLIVCLEESLYIHNIRDMKVLHTIRETPPNPSGLCALSISNDNCYLAYPGSATIGEVQVFDTVNLRAANMIPAHDSPLAAVVFDASGTKLATASEKGTVIRVFSIPEGQKLFEFRRGVKRCVSICSLAFSMEGLYLSASSNTETVHIFKLETQKEKPTEEPTTWGGYFGKVLMASTTYLPSQVTEMFTQGRAFATVRLPFSGHKNICALALIQKIPRLLVAAADGYLYLYNLDPQEGGECTLMKQHRLDGSAEPPNEILEQGSHDRPLTAQTYNTAGMKGYCEEAGAVGGAGLEDDLSDLRLDDENEEQPPLILETD from the exons ATGAACTTGGCTAGTCAGAGCGGGGAGACCGGCTGTAGCCAGCTCCTCTTCGCCAACTTTAACCAGGACAACAC GTCTTTAGCTGTTGGAACCAAATCAGGCTACAAGTTCTTCTCCCTATCGTCTGTGGACAAGTTGGAGCAGATTTATGAATGTA CGGACACAGAGGATGTGTGTATTGTAGAGCGTCTGTTCAGCAGTAGTCTGGTGGCGATCGTCAGTCTGAAGGCTCCTAGGAAGCTGAAGGTCTGTCACTTCAAGAAGGGAACGGAGATCTgtaactatagttacagtaacactatactGGCTGTCAAGCTCAACAGAcag aggctGATAGTATGTCTGGAGGAATCTCTGTACATCCACAACATCAGAGACATGAAGGTCCTGCACACCATCAGAGAGACACCTCCCAACCCCTCAG GGTTGTGTGCTCTCTCCATCAGTAATGATAACTGTTACCTGGCCTACCCCGGCAGTGCTACAATAGGAGAGGTCCAGGTGTTCGACACGGTCaacctg AGGGCAGCCAACATGATCCCAGCCCATGACAGTCCATTAGCAGCTGTGGTGTTTGATGCTAGCGGAACCAAACTGGCCACAGCCTCTGAGAAG GGTACGGTGATTCGTGTGTTCTCCATCCCTGAGGGACAGAAACTGTTTGAGTTCCGTCGAGGAGTCAAAAG gtgtgtatCTATCTGTTCCCTGGCCTTCAGTATGGAAGGCCTCTACCTATCAGCATCCAGTAACACGGAGACGGTCCACATCTTCAAACTAGAGACGCAGAAAGAGAA gccaacAGAGGAGCCGACGACATGGGGTGGATACTTTGGGAAGGTCCTGATGGCGTCCACCACCTACCTGCCCTCTCAG GTGACAGAGATGTTCACTCAGGGACGAGCCTTCGCCACCGTACGACTGCCCTTCTCTGGACACAAGAACATCTGTGCTCTGGCCCT gatccaAAAGATTCCTCGTCTCCTGGTAGCAGCAGCTGATGGATATCTGTACCTCTATAACCTGGACCCACAGGAGGGGGGAGAGTGTACCCTGATGAAACAACACAG GTTAGACGGCAGTGCTGAGCCGCCCAATGAGATCCTGGAACAGGGGTCACATGACCGACCCCTTACTGCACAGACCTACAACACCGCTGGGATGAAAG GTTACTGTGAGGAGGCGGGTGCCGTGGGAGGGGCGGGACTAGAGGATGACCTCAGCGATCTGCGATTGGACGATGAGAATGAAGAGCAGCCGCCACTCATCCTGGAGACGGACTGA